GGTCGGCGACGGTAAGGTGGTCTGCAGTTTGTGTTACAAGAGATGCCCTATAAGCGAGGGCGGTTACGGAGCCTGCGGCGTTAGGTACAACGGTGGAGGGACCCTCTACACGTTGGTCTACGGCCTCCTCACCGCAGTCAATCTAGACCCTATAGAGAAGAAACCGCTCACGCACTTCCACCCAGGCTCTCAAGTTCTCTCAATCTCGACCGCGGGATGTAACTTCATGTGCATGTTTTGTCAGAACTGGACCTTGAGTCAGTCGAGGAGGGGGGATGTGTTCGGGGAGTTCATCACCCCGGAGGACCTGGTCGATGAGGCCGTCAGAGGGGGTTCCGACGGCATAAGCTACACCTACAACGAGCCGACCATTTTCTTCGAATACATGATGGACGTGGCCTCGTTGGCTAGGAAGAGAGGGCTGTTCAACACCATGGTGACTAACGGTTACATGACTGTGGAGGCCATGGAGGAGCTCTCGAGGTTCTTAGACGCCGCGACCGTTGATTTTAAGGGCAACGGTAGCAAGGACTTCTACAGGAAGTTCATGGGGGTCCCGGACCCCGAACCCGTCTTCAACACCCTAGCCCTCATGAAGAGTAGGGGGGTGTTCGTGGAGGTGACGGACCTGGTGGTCCCCAAGCACGGCGACAGCGTTGAGGACCTCAGAAAATTAGTTAGGGGGGTCATCGACGTTCTGGGGACTGACGTGCCGTTCCACCTGCTTCGATTCTATCCCCACTATAAGATGGCGCACCTCCCTGAAACCCCTGTCAGGGTTCTCGAGAAGCTTGCTGAGGTGGCTAAGGGTGAGGGGCTTAGGTACGTCTACGTCGGCAACGTGCCTGGACACCCGCTCGAGAACACGTACTGCCCCAACTGCGGTGAGCTCCTCATACGTAGGTACGGCTTCTACGTTAGTGAATGGAGGCTTGGGGAGGGTAACACGTGCCCTAGCTGTGGGTTCAGGATCAACGTCGTCGGTGGCCTGAAGCGGGGGAGGGGTTTCTGGAGGTAGCTACCGCTCGTTGCCTTAATTAAGCGGTAGCGAACCATAATGGGGGTGCGTCATGTACTTCATCATCGTCGCAGGGCCCGCGGGCTCGGGTAAGTCAACCTTCGTCTCGGCTGCGGCTCAGTGGATGGAGGCTAATGGGCTGGACGTGGTTAAGGTCAACCTGGACCCCGCTGCTGAGTCCCTCCCATACGTTCCGGACGTTGACGTGAGGAACTACATCACCACCCGCGACTTCATGACTAAGTACGGTCTAGGGCCTAACGGCGCGCTAGTGCTCAGCGTCGACTACCTGGTCAACTACGTTGGGGACTTGAGGAGGGAGGTCGACGAGGTGAGGGGGAACTACGTCCTCATAGACCTTCCAGGGCAGCTGGAGATAGTGGCTTTCAGGAGGTTAGGGCCCTTACTCCTTAAGGAGCTCACTAAGGGCTGCAAGTCGCTCGTGGCTTTCATGATTGACTCACACCTCGCCTCAACCCCTCATTCAAGCTATTCGGCACTGCTCCTCGCACTCTCCACTATGTTTAGGTTGAGGCTCCCAATGGTTCTAGTCTTGAATAAGATGGACTTGGTGACGAGCGTGCAGGGGCTTAAGGAACCCCCTGAGTTGAGCGTCAGGCTCCACGCACTCCAGCTCCTCGACGAGGAGTACAGCTGCGTTACGGCTGGCAGCGACTCCCTCTTCATAAGTCCGGAGGTCGGTGAGGAGCTCTGCAACATCTTCAGGGAGGTCTTCAGGGAGGTCGTCCTAGTGTCGTCTAAGGAGATGTGGGGTATGGACGAGGCGTACGCCTCCTTCCAGAGGGTTCTGGCGGGTGGGGAGGATTTCGTGACGGAGGAGTACAGTGAGGGGCCGAGCAGGGATTGAAGCAGTCCCTCCAGGCTCGTGGTGGTCGGTGCTAGGCACCGGTTAAAGCCCGCCTTAACGCGCTCGCTCCACATCGCTTCAGGGACCTATAGCTTTTTAAATTCGTTTCACCTATATCTAGGGTTTACCGGTATGGGTAGCGTTAAGGAGTATGTGGAGGGTTTGATCGGTAAGGCGAGGAGTGAGGGAAGGTCTAAGTTATTGGAGCATGAGGCATACGAGGCTTTAGCTCGGTACGGCTTCCCAGCCCCTAAGTTCGGGCTCGCTCGCTCTGCTGGGGAGGCCGTTAGGCTGGCTGAGGAGATAGGGTACCCGGTAGTTCTGAAGATAGTCAGTCCGGACATAGTGCATAAGTCCGATGTGGGCGGCGTCAAACTGAATCTCGGCTCGAGGGAGGAGGTCCTCAGGGCCTTCGACGGCATAATGCACAGCGTTAAGGCTAAAGCGCCTGAGGCGAGGGTTGCAGGGGTCTTAGTGCAGGAGATGGTGCCCTCAAGCCTTGAGGTCATTGTGGGCGCTACGAGGGACCCGACCTTCGGCCCTGTACTGCTGTTCGGCCTTGGAGGGATATTTGTTGAGGTCCTCAAGGACGTGAGCTTCAGGATAACGCCGCTGACCAGATACGATGCTGAGACCATGCTCACCGAGATTAAAGCCGCTAAGATCCTCGACGGCTACAGGGGGACCCCGCCTAGGGACAAGGAAGCCATAGTTGACATAATAATGAAGCTCGCCAAATTCATGGAGGATCAGGAGTCAGTCACCGACGTTGACCTCAACCCTGTGATGGTTTTCGAGGCTGGCATGGGGGCTAAGGTAGCGGATGTGAGGATCCTCATAAGGTAGTTTTAGTTGAGTGTAGACGAGATCGTCAGGAGGATAGATGAGGTAAGGGAGGAGGTAAAGAGACTAAAGAGTGAGAGGCTCGAGCTAATCGAGAAGCTAAGGACTCTGCGTGAGGAGAGGGCTGAACTCAGGAATAAGTTAGCTAACGTCAGAGGCGAGCTGGAGAAGGTGAGGGAGGTCAAGAGCAAGCTCAGAGAGAACAGAGACGCGTTAATATCGCAAAGAAGGGAGACCATCAACCGATTGAGGGAAGTCAGAGGCAGGCTGACGAGCATAAGGGAGAGTATGAATAACTTTAGGGAGGGTGGCCCCCACTCCCTAGCCAGGATCAGGGAGGAGATAGAAAGGCTTGAGTGGAGAATAATAACTGAATCACTTCCGATGGAGGTTGAGAACAGGCTCGTCAGGGAGATAGCCAGGCTTGAGGACGAGCTGGCTAAAGCCATAGAGTCCAGGAAGCTTAAGGAGGAGTACAACGCGATAAGGGCTGAGTACCAGAGCCTTAGGATAATCCTGGAGGACCTCAACAAGAGGGTGGCCGAGCTCACGGATAAGATAAATGCCCTCAGGGAGAGGGAGGCCCGGCTGAAGGGCGAGCGCGACGCCCTCAAGAAGAGGTTTGACGAATCCATCAAGACTTCGGCGGAGATTAAGGCGAGGCTGGATAATCTATTCACGGAGATAGGCTCTAAGGTCGGCGAGCTCCGCGCCCTGCAGGAGGAGTTGAGGAAGCACAGGACCAACTCGAGGAGGAGTAGGGAGGAGGAAGTCCTGAACAGGAAGAAGCAGGAGGTTGAGAAGAAGATCAAAAACACGAAGAGATTGACTTTAGAGGACCTGAAGATATACTACGGTGAGCTGGGGGTCGAGGAGGGCACGCGGACCTGAGGATCCTCCACAACTGAATCAGGCACGCGTTTGGCTTAGCTTTTTAAGGAAGACCAGCTTATATTAACCTAGGTGTGGTTGATGGTGAGGACATCCCACGGGTACAGGCACAGGACGAGGAAGTTGCTGAGGAAGAACGTGAGGGAGAGGGGGGCGATCCCTCCGCTGAGCCAGGTTCTGAAGGAGTATAAGGTAGGTGATAAGGTCTACATAACGCCTAACCCAGCGATCCACGACGCCCTACCGCATAGGAGGTACATAGGCAAGGTCGGTGTGGTGATTGGGAAGAGGGGGAGGGCCTACATAGTTGAGCTACACCTAGGCGATAAGAGGAAGACCCTCATCACATACCCTGAGCATTTAAGACTGGCCAGTGCGTGAGGTAGATGAGGCTTCTCTCCTCAAGGAATGCCGCGCACGCCGAGGTCCAGAAGATACTGGAGGGCTTGACTGGGAAGGGTATCGAGCTTGAGAGTATAGAGATGCGCGTTCTCGATTACCTACGCAGGTTCAACAAGTGCCGACGCGGTGATGAGCTGGCTGAGAAGTTGAGGGAGATGGGCTTAAGCGAGATAACGGCGGTGATCATAGCCAACGTAGTTCCTAAGGATTCGGAGACCCTTAAAATACTCCTGAATTTTGAGGGCAGGACGCTGGAGGCTGGATTTCTGGAGGAGGTGCTAAACACAGTCACCACCTACTGCACGGAGTAAGTGTTGATAGAAGGAGATGCTTCATGAGTTCTAGGACTCCCTCCAGTGGGGATAAGAGGGTGGTGAGGGAGGAGTTCGCCATAGTCCTCGACTTCATGCCCAGCGGTAATCCGCTGGACACCCACCACCCATCACACAAGAACAAACCGTTGGCTCAGGCGGTGGGATCAACGTACTTCACTTTGATAGAGTTCCACCCTAAGCCAGGCATGTGGGTCTCCCAAGGGGAGAAGGTCTGCGTCAGCTTCAGATTCCGTGAGCTGAGGGATAAGGTCGGGTATGTGTGGGGGGATCCGATTCGGTACGACGACCTGACCTCAGTAGCTAAGTCATACCTCCCGGAGGCAATTAAGTCCGCCGTCAAAGATTTGGAGAAGGTTTTCGTGACGTTCTTCAACATAGCGGCACCCGTCACCATAAAGCTGCACTCGCTCGAGCTGATACCGGGCATAGGCAAGAAAACCATGTGGACAATACTGGAGGAGAGGAAGAAACCCTTCGAGACCTTCCAAGACATCCAGAGCAGGGTCAAGATACCGGACCCAGTCGCGCTGGTAACTGAGAGGCTTATCAAGGAAATTAAGGGTGAGGAGAGGATATACCTCTTCACAGACCCACCTCCAGGCGTGAAGGACGCTATAGTGCTCGGCTACCTCCACAGGATCTACAGCATGCTGGGCTACGAGTAACGGGCACGCGGCCCGCTGCCAGTCACCACGTGGGCCAGCCAATTCCGAGAAGATTTAAATTCCCTTACGCTGGAGTATGATGTAGCGCTGGAGTGCCCGGCCCTCTTCTCGCAGGTGATGAGGCTCGAAAGGTATGAGGGATGATTTGCCCGCGCAGGGCTGAAGTCACCCGGCGTGGAAATCCAGCGGCGTCCGCGACGCATTTGCTTGATGAAGCCCCTCGATTAGAACTGAACACGCAGAGTTTTAACTGATGATACCCCTAATATGATGGCGTTTCGGGGTGGGTTTGAGTGGGTAGGTTCGTTGTGGGCATAACTGGCAGTAGCGGCGTTGTCTACGGCTTGAGGCTTGTGGAGGTGCTGAGTAACCTAGGTCATGAGGTCCACGTCGTGTTGAGTGAGGAGGCTAAGATCGTGTCAGCTAGTGAGTGTTTAAGTGAGGACGGGTTGATGAGGCTGTTGGGCAGGCTCGCTAAGTTTGTCTACGGCGAGTACGACTTCACAGCCCCTGTGGCCTCGTCATCCTTTGTGGTTGAGGGTGCCGTGATCATGCCCTGCAGCCTTAAGACCTTGGGTGAAGTCGCTAACTCCATCCAGTCGACCTTAATCAGCAGGGCAACGCTTAACTCGCTCAGGCTGAGGCGCCCCACAATCCTAGTCCTGCGTGAGACGCCGCTGTCCACGCTCGACATACTTAACATGCTTAAGGTGTCGCTAAGCGGCGGCGTCATAATGCCTGCCTCCCCGGCATTCTACTCAGAGCCGCAAACGATTGAGGATCTAATAGACTTCATGGTGGGCAAGGTCTTGGACGTTCTCAATATAGATAATAAGCTCTACAGGAGGTGGGGTGGGTCTAAAGCTACTCGAGGAACGAGTCTTTGCGCCCGCTTCTACGGGCCAGAAGAGTCCTGACCTTATCGTCTATCTTAGCTTCATCGAGCTCCTTTATGAACTCCCTGTCGGCCTCCCTGAACTTCACGGCGAACGCGCATTTACCGTCAGGCAGGAGGGCCTTCCTATCGCAGAACGCGAACTGACACCTGTAGCCCAGGCATGAATCGCCTATCCACCTGCACATGGCCACTTTCTGCATGTGCCCCTTCACCACCTTATTGACTATCACTAAGGCGTTCTTAGAGCATCTGAAGAAGGGGCACAGCATGTTACACTTATCGCCGAGCGGCAGCGGCTTCAGCTCACCCCTCAACTTCTGCTCCTCGTCCTCGTAGGGCTTCTCCAATCTCTCATGCCTTCTAGACCACCCGCGTCTCTCGTCGTAAGGCGTGCGATGCTTGTCAGGATAGCTCAAACAGGTTCACCGGTTGACGCCGACCCTATAGTATCTATGGTTTAAACCATTTTAAAGCTATATAGGTTATCATGCCCGACTGGTAGGTCATCGCTAGTATCAGCTCCTTCCTCACGCTGTGTGAGAGCCTCCCCCAACTGATTAAGTCGCCAGGCTCTATGACCTGCCCGTATTTAAGCACCTTAACTAGGTACGGTGCGTGCTCTAGCCCGGGTTTCCTCCTGTAGAGGGCGAAGTCGGTGCCGTACTTGAGTGCAGACCTTATGATGAATCCTGAATCCTTTAACTCCCTGAAGGTCCTGTAGAGATCGTCGAACTCGGGTATGTGCTCCCGACACATCGCCCTGAAGTCCTCGAGGCTCAGCTCCTCAGAGCCTCTGAACACCCTCAGAACCCCCTTCTCCGCCAGGTAGTAGGCCTCGATGAGGGAGAGCTCGAGGGGCTTGTCGACCTCCTCAACGTCCTTAGGCTTCTTAACCCCTACAGGCTTCCCGATGAAGCTCGTGCTGAAAATGCATCTGGCCAGATCTACGTTGAACACTATGGCCTTAGAACCTATTAAGTAGGCATCGCCGCTGCCACAACTCCTGAGAACCCTATCTGTGGAGTGAGATGAGCCTGAGATTCGTCCCCACCCTCTTAAGTATGTCCGCAGAGTCCTCGAGTTTGTCCGTCAGTTCCTTAAGGAGGAGTAGAGCCCCCACATCGCTTGAGTAGTTCTTTATTATCTCGAGCCCTAGCTCCCTGTAGATCTCGTCCACGCTGTTCTCCAAGCCTACCTCCCTCTGGAAGAGCTCCTTAACCGCTTTGAGGTTGTTCAGCTTACCCAGCATGTCCACCACTATAGCTATCATCTCCAGGATCTTCCTTATCGTCGAGTCGAGGTACACGTACATGCTGTCAGGCATTTTGTCGAATCCCTTAGTGACTAGGAGCAGGCACCTGTTGGCCGCCGCCTCACCGTGCTCCGCCAGCCTGACGACGCTTTGAATTATATCTATGTAGATGTTCTCCATAGCTAACGCGGGCGAGACCCTGACCACGTAGTCGAATAGGTTCATAGCCCCCTCCTCGACCTCGTCCTTAATTAGGTGGACCCTGCCGTGCATCTTCTCGATGCCGACTTTATTGAGGTCGTCCAGCTCCTTCAGGAGGGTCTGCAACTCCCTGTATAGGTCTGCAGACCTCCTCATCAGAGCTATGAGCTGTTCGGTGATCGCTGACTCAGCCAGGCTTTCCCTCTCCCCACGTCCAGGCACCTCATCGATCCTTATACTCTCCTCGGCCAAAATGACCACCGATCACTCTACTTAAAATATACTGTATATAGCATTAAATACTTAATGCAGCGTCCCCTCATGCAGGGCGTGTCCTTCAGAACTGGTGATGCCTTCACGTGCCGGGCTCCTGGCTAAGGCTCTTCAGCGCTTTAGACGCCACCGCGCTTAACTCCCTGAGCTTCGTTAGCTCACCGTCTATGAACGCCACCTCCTCACTCATCCCCTCCCTCAGCAGGTAGTCCTTGATGTCGTTTAACACCTCCTCCTCATCACCTATCGACACCATCAGCGCGAACGTTATCAGGGTCTGAATGGGTTCGACGAACTCTTTACCCATGCCCGGCGAGCTGCACGACTCTATGCTGCGCTTCAAACCACTCCTGGTCCTGCTGACTTTAGCGATGTAGTCCTTAACCACGTCGTAGGAGACCCTCCGATTGAGGAGGCCTTCAGCCAACTCCCTCAGCCTGGCTAGCTCCCTATCCCTCTTGAGGGTGCTGTCCTCAAGCTTCCTCAGGATCAGTGGGCCCTCCATCAGGCCGACCTCACGGTGGCCATGGAGTTATCGGCCACCCCGTTCCTCCTCATGAAATCCTCGTTGGCCCGAACCTCATTCTCCGGGAGCTCCTCAGACGTCAGGGCCTTAAGAATCAACTTCCTGCCGGAGACCGAGAGCTGGACACTGTCCTTAATACCTAGCTCGTCGGCCAGTCTGCGGGCGATCTGGAGAACCCCTTCAGGGACGTCGTCCCCAAGCCTTACCCTGACCCTCCTCTCCAGAACCCTCTTCACCCCCTTACCCAGGACCTCGCTGGCTGGAGGTATTATGGCGACCAGCTGCCTGACGTCCCTCTTCTGAGTTTGTTGCGAACCGCCCTCATCGCTCAGTTGGTACCACCAAAAAGTAATAGGTGTCTTAAGATAATATAAAGCCGCTATGTAGTGACCGTTAGCTAAGTGTTAGGGAAGCACCCGCGTTGCATAGATCTTGGCGACCGCCCAGGCAACGACCTCATCCGCCTTGAGCCTGACCTGCTCCCTGGTGTCCCTGAACCTGATCGTCACAGTACCGTCGCTCAGCGACTGATAGTCCACAGTCACGGCGAAGGGCACCCCTATCTCATCCACTCTAGCATACCTCCTACCTATGCTGCCGTCCTCGTCGTAGAGGGCTGTCAACCCCGCCTTCACGGCCTCCTCATATATCTTCCTCGCCAGGGCCCTCAGCTGCTCCTTAGCCATCAGGGGGAACACCGCCAGCTTGTAGGGAGCTATCCTGGGCGGTAGTCTAAGGTAGACCCTGCCCCCGTCTTCAGAGTATGCCTTATCCAGAGCAACCAGCACGAGCCTCTCAGCCCCGAAGGACGGCTCGACGACGTGCGGCACGAACCTACGCCCCCTCACGACCTCCCTCACTTCCTCGATTCTGACTGCGTTGACGGGAACCCTGAACCCCCCGACCACCACCTCCCCCCTCCTAATCATCCCCTCCACCTCACCGACTTCCAGGCTCTCCAGGGCTCTGGAGACCTTGGCGGCGTCGCCTCCGAAGGCCTCCTTCAGGAGGGCCTCATCAACCACCACCTTCTTCGTTAAGACCTCCCTAGGCTCCCTCAACTCCCTGTAGACAGTCATGTCCTCACCCGAGTACTGCATGTGCCTGGCGAGGTCGTAATTCGTTCTGTAGGCGTGGCCGGAGATCTCGACCCACCCCCACCTAGATATGGAGACCAGCTGATCGAACGTCTGTCTTGAGTAATGGGCTCTCTCCTCAGGCAGTTTCTCCTCGAAGAGGACTTCATCCCCGCCGATGCCTAACTCCTTGGTGAAGGCCTGCGCGACCGTCATCCAGTACGCGAGCCACGGGTTGAGGATTATGCCCTCGGCCACCGCCTCCTCAGGCCTCACCGAGATTACCTCCTCAACCCCCCTCCTCCTAGACTCAGCGGTGAGTATCCTGAGCCTCTCCTGGAACCTGCTGAAGTCGGGCTCCCCCGGCTCCTCAGGGTCGAAGAGGAACTCGACCTCCATTATGGTGAACTCCCTCAGCCTAACCATGCCCTGCCTAGGGGATATCTCGTTCCTGGCGACCCTCCCGACCTGAGCTATGCCGAGGGGCAGTGAATACCTCATGGAGGTGAAGACCCTTTTGAACGAGGTGAACATGCCTTGAGCTGCCTCAGGCCTTAGGTACGCAGTCCCGTGTCTGTAAGGCCCGACGTTAGTCTGGAAGAGGAGGTTGAAGGTCCTGACCTCACCTAACTCACTGCCGCAGGAAGGGCACCTAACACCCCTATCCTTAATGAGGGAGTTCAGCTCGCCCGGGCCCATCCCCTCAGTCCTTAGACCCAGGACCTCCTGCAGGAGGTGATCGGCTCTGTAGATTTTACCGCACCCGCTACACGCAACCACAGGGTCTGTAAAGCTGTCGAGATGCCCCGACGCCTTGAAGACTATCTCAGGCGCTATGACGGGGGTCTCGACCAGGACAACCATGTCCTGGTGTCTTAGGACGAAGTACTCAAGCCACACGTTCCTTATACTCTCCTTAAGCAGGGCTCCGAGGGGTCCCAAATCGTAGAACCCAGCAAGCCCTCCGTAGATCTCGTACGAAGGCCAGAAGAACCCCCTACGTGCAGCCAGGTCGACTATCTTGTCGTACTTGTCGCCGCTGTCTGAGCCCATCTCAACACCCACAGAAATACTTCTCTGATTTTTATAAAGCCCTGCGGGCCATCATCATAGAGTGGTGCGTGATGCTTGAGCTGTACTTAGTTGCTAACCCACACGTCTTC
This window of the Zestosphaera sp. genome carries:
- the amrS gene encoding AmmeMemoRadiSam system radical SAM enzyme, giving the protein MGGAPDLRKPWVRVARHWVGVGDGKVVCSLCYKRCPISEGGYGACGVRYNGGGTLYTLVYGLLTAVNLDPIEKKPLTHFHPGSQVLSISTAGCNFMCMFCQNWTLSQSRRGDVFGEFITPEDLVDEAVRGGSDGISYTYNEPTIFFEYMMDVASLARKRGLFNTMVTNGYMTVEAMEELSRFLDAATVDFKGNGSKDFYRKFMGVPDPEPVFNTLALMKSRGVFVEVTDLVVPKHGDSVEDLRKLVRGVIDVLGTDVPFHLLRFYPHYKMAHLPETPVRVLEKLAEVAKGEGLRYVYVGNVPGHPLENTYCPNCGELLIRRYGFYVSEWRLGEGNTCPSCGFRINVVGGLKRGRGFWR
- a CDS encoding ATP/GTP-binding protein — protein: MYFIIVAGPAGSGKSTFVSAAAQWMEANGLDVVKVNLDPAAESLPYVPDVDVRNYITTRDFMTKYGLGPNGALVLSVDYLVNYVGDLRREVDEVRGNYVLIDLPGQLEIVAFRRLGPLLLKELTKGCKSLVAFMIDSHLASTPHSSYSALLLALSTMFRLRLPMVLVLNKMDLVTSVQGLKEPPELSVRLHALQLLDEEYSCVTAGSDSLFISPEVGEELCNIFREVFREVVLVSSKEMWGMDEAYASFQRVLAGGEDFVTEEYSEGPSRD
- a CDS encoding acetate--CoA ligase family protein, translated to MGSVKEYVEGLIGKARSEGRSKLLEHEAYEALARYGFPAPKFGLARSAGEAVRLAEEIGYPVVLKIVSPDIVHKSDVGGVKLNLGSREEVLRAFDGIMHSVKAKAPEARVAGVLVQEMVPSSLEVIVGATRDPTFGPVLLFGLGGIFVEVLKDVSFRITPLTRYDAETMLTEIKAAKILDGYRGTPPRDKEAIVDIIMKLAKFMEDQESVTDVDLNPVMVFEAGMGAKVADVRILIR
- a CDS encoding 50S ribosomal protein L21e, whose product is MVRTSHGYRHRTRKLLRKNVRERGAIPPLSQVLKEYKVGDKVYITPNPAIHDALPHRRYIGKVGVVIGKRGRAYIVELHLGDKRKTLITYPEHLRLASA
- a CDS encoding DUF655 domain-containing protein, which codes for MSSRTPSSGDKRVVREEFAIVLDFMPSGNPLDTHHPSHKNKPLAQAVGSTYFTLIEFHPKPGMWVSQGEKVCVSFRFRELRDKVGYVWGDPIRYDDLTSVAKSYLPEAIKSAVKDLEKVFVTFFNIAAPVTIKLHSLELIPGIGKKTMWTILEERKKPFETFQDIQSRVKIPDPVALVTERLIKEIKGEERIYLFTDPPPGVKDAIVLGYLHRIYSMLGYE
- a CDS encoding UbiX family flavin prenyltransferase, with translation MGRFVVGITGSSGVVYGLRLVEVLSNLGHEVHVVLSEEAKIVSASECLSEDGLMRLLGRLAKFVYGEYDFTAPVASSSFVVEGAVIMPCSLKTLGEVANSIQSTLISRATLNSLRLRRPTILVLRETPLSTLDILNMLKVSLSGGVIMPASPAFYSEPQTIEDLIDFMVGKVLDVLNIDNKLYRRWGGSKATRGTSLCARFYGPEES
- the endA gene encoding tRNA-intron lyase; the protein is MRTYLRGWGRISGSSHSTDRVLRSCGSGDAYLIGSKAIVFNVDLARCIFSTSFIGKPVGVKKPKDVEEVDKPLELSLIEAYYLAEKGVLRVFRGSEELSLEDFRAMCREHIPEFDDLYRTFRELKDSGFIIRSALKYGTDFALYRRKPGLEHAPYLVKVLKYGQVIEPGDLISWGRLSHSVRKELILAMTYQSGMITYIALKWFKP
- the glyS gene encoding glycine--tRNA ligase; the protein is MGSDSGDKYDKIVDLAARRGFFWPSYEIYGGLAGFYDLGPLGALLKESIRNVWLEYFVLRHQDMVVLVETPVIAPEIVFKASGHLDSFTDPVVACSGCGKIYRADHLLQEVLGLRTEGMGPGELNSLIKDRGVRCPSCGSELGEVRTFNLLFQTNVGPYRHGTAYLRPEAAQGMFTSFKRVFTSMRYSLPLGIAQVGRVARNEISPRQGMVRLREFTIMEVEFLFDPEEPGEPDFSRFQERLRILTAESRRRGVEEVISVRPEEAVAEGIILNPWLAYWMTVAQAFTKELGIGGDEVLFEEKLPEERAHYSRQTFDQLVSISRWGWVEISGHAYRTNYDLARHMQYSGEDMTVYRELREPREVLTKKVVVDEALLKEAFGGDAAKVSRALESLEVGEVEGMIRRGEVVVGGFRVPVNAVRIEEVREVVRGRRFVPHVVEPSFGAERLVLVALDKAYSEDGGRVYLRLPPRIAPYKLAVFPLMAKEQLRALARKIYEEAVKAGLTALYDEDGSIGRRYARVDEIGVPFAVTVDYQSLSDGTVTIRFRDTREQVRLKADEVVAWAVAKIYATRVLP